CATACTGTAGCGAACGCTGATACTCTCCGGGTCGCGGTGCTCAGTTCGTCGCTTCCTCGTACGGCGAGTCGGCCGCGTCGGGCTCGTACCCGCTCAGGAAGACGAGGTTGCCCCGGCCGATCTGGAAGCGGGTGATCATCCCCTTCTCTTCCATGGCGGAGAGTTTCCTGCTGACCGACGACCGGGACCAGTCGGTCTCCGCGACGATGTCGGTCTGTTTCATCCGGCCGCCGCTCTGGAGAAGGAGCTGACGAATCCGCTCGTCGTCGGTGAGCAACATCTCGTCGTCGATCCCGTCGGTTGCCGCGTTCGACTCGTCGGCTGCGGACTGGTCGGCGTCGGCGTCGGTGCTGTCAGCCGTCGCGTCGCCGGTGAACAGTCCCCGGACGCGGGAGACGACCTGTTCGAGGGCGGACGTGCCCTTCTCGGTTTCCGCCGAGGCCGAATCGGTAGTCGTCGAGCCCGCGTCGGACTCGTGCCCGACCGACTCGGCGCCAGCAGGCGACGGCGTCGGCGGCGTCTCGCGGGTGCGTTCGGGGTTGGCGCCGGGCGAGGAGATGGCCCACTCGCCGTCTTCGATTTCGACGACGACGTCGAACAGTACCTTGAGCGTGTTCAGCGTCTCCTGATCGTGGAGGTCGGGATCGGCCTGGTAGTAGCCGGTTGCCCCGGTCGCCGTGACTTTGTGGGTGAGGATGTGGAGATAGCGGAAGACGGTGTCGAAGTCGACGTACTCGAGCAGGACCGTCAGCGTCTGTACCGATAGCACGGTTCGCCGGTCGGTGCTGGCCCACTCGTCGAACCGCTGGCCGACGGGCGCGATGATCTCCATCGGATCGCGTGGATCGACCGCTTGCGCTTCGACCGACCGGGAGAGGTTCTCCTCGAGTTCCTCGACGGACGACTGCATCTGTCCGGCGTGGATAAACGAGAGACCGGCGGGAAGCTCGCCCGCCTTCGATCGCCAGTCTTCGACCCACAGGTGTGGCGGCTGCGTGTACGTCACCGCGAGCAGGTTCATCTCCTCGGGCGGCGTCGCCGAAACGAGCTCGATGAAGCTGTGGCTTCCGGTGGGCGTCAGCGGGGCCAAAACGAGCACGTTCGAAGCGTCTTCGAGGTGATCGCGTAGTAGCTCAGACGTATTCATTCCGACGGTGTGGGCGTCCGTTTGGACGATCCGTTCGATTCGTTACTCATGGCTTGGGTGCCTACGGATTATTAATCTACTGTTCACACCCGACGCTCGCCCGGCGTCCGTGTGCTCGCGTTCGGGTTCGCCGCTTCTCCATCCGGTCTCAGGGCTCCCTCACCCCACACGATCCGTTCCAATATATAATACGATGGTCTTCGCCAGCATAATGTGTATGTATTATATTTAATGGTATTTATATACTTCTGGCCGAAAACGCCAGCGATACCTCACTCGTCGGCCGGCGAAGGGGTGATCGAGACGGGGTACTCCGTCAGGTTCTCGTACCCGTTCTCGGTGACGGCGACGAGGTCTTCGATTCGGACGCCGCCGACCGCGGGATCGTAAATTCCCGGCTCGATCGTGATCACGTGGCCCGCCTCGAGTTCGTCGCCGCGCGGGGAGATACTCGGCTGCTCGTGGATGTCCAGCCCGACGCCGTGGCCGGTGCTGTGGATGAATCCCGTCTCCGTTGCCGGGTCGCTCCGCAACGTCTCGTAGCCGGCCTCCTCGATCACGTCGCAGGCCGCGTCGTGGACGTCTGCACCGGTGACACCGGCCTCGACCGTCCGGAGGGCGGCTTCGAACGCCTCGCGGGTGACGTCGTAGCGCCGGCGGACCTCCTCGCTCGGTTCTCCGCGGACGAACGTCCGGGTCATGTCCCCGTAGTACTTCGTCTCCTTGTCCCGCGGGAAGATGTCGATCACGATCGGCGAGTCAGCCTCGAGCGGCCCGCTGCCGCGGTCGTGGGGGTCTGCGCCCTGCTCGCCGCCGGCGACGATCGTCTCGTCGAGCGCGCAGCCGTGGCGCAACAGCGTGAGCTCGATCGCCTCCGTGACGCGCTCGCTGGTCACCACCTCCCCGTCGAGGACCAGCACGCCGTCGTCGATCTCCGCCCGCGCGAGCATGTCCTCGGCGACGGCCATCGCCGCCTCGTTCGCCGCCTGCGTCTCCCTGACGTACTCGATCTCCTCGGCGGTCTTGATCGAGCGGATATCGGCGACGACGCCCTCGGTCTCGACGGTGACCTCGAGACCCTGCTCGCGGAGGCCGTCGGCCGTTCCGGTCGGAAAGTTCCGCGGTACCGCAACGGATCCGACGTCGTGGTCGTCGAGGAACGCCGCGAGTCCGCGAGCTTTCCCCTCGTAGGCGCCGTACTCGGCTTGCAGCGACGGCAGGTCGTACGTCGACGTGCGCGTCACCGAGTCCGCGCTGGCCTCCTTTTCGGCCCGACCGTACTCGAGGCCGGATACCAGCAGGTGGACGCCGTCGTCGGTGACGAGCGTCTGGTAGGCGTCGGGGGCGGCGAAACCGGAGACGTACCGCTGGTCCGAATCCGAGGCGTCGTCGTCGATGAGATAGCCGTCAACGCCGTTTTCGGCGATCGCGTCGCGAAGCGATGAGAGATCGACGTTCATGAACGGGTCTGTGCATGGCGGCTACATAATTACGAGGATTGCGGAACGAGGTACGATTGACCACCATCGGTAGCGGTATAGGGTGGCCGACCCACACCCCGAGCATGCACGTTACGATCTCGCCGTCGAGCGTCCGCGGGGCGGTCCGCGCGCCGCCGTCGAAGAGCTACACACACCGGGCGATCCTCGCGTCGGGGTACGCCCCCGGTGCGACCGTTCACGACCCGCTCTGGAGCGCCGATACGCGCGCGACCGCCCGCGCCGTCGACCTGTTCGGCGGCGACGTCTCCCGAATCGACGACCGCCTCGAGATCGACGGCTTCGACGGTCGGCCGTCGGTCCCGGTGGACGTCATCGACTGCGCCAACAGCGGGACGACGATGCGGCTGGTCACCGCGACGGCCGCGCTGGCTGACGGGACGACCGTGCTCACCGGTGACGACTCGCTTCGCTCGCGCCCGCAGGGCCCGCTGCTCGAGGCGATCGCCGATCTCGGCGGCCGGGCCCGGAGCACCCGGGGGAACGGTCAGGCGCCGCTGGTCGTCACCGGTCCGATCGAGGGCGGTACGGTGTCGATCCCGGGCGACGTCTCCTCGCAGTACGTCACGGCGCTGTTGATGGCCGGCGCGGTGACCGAGGAGGGCCTCGAGATCGCCCTCGAGACGGCGCTCAAATCGGCGCCCTACGTCGACATCACCCTCGAAGTGCTCGCGGCGTTCGGCGTCGAGGCTCGCCGAACCGAGTCCGGCTTCGCGGTCGCGGGCGGCCAGCGGTACGATCCGGTCGGCGGCGAGTACCGCGTCCCCGGCGACTTCTCGTCGATCTCGTACCTCGCGGCGATGGGCGCCGTCGCGGCCACAGACGGCGAGGCGGTGCGGATCGAGGGCGCCTACCCCAGCGCACAGGGCGACAGCGCCATCCTCGAGGTGCTCGAGCGGATGGGCGCCGACGTCGAGTGGGACCGGGAGGCGGGCGTCGTCTCGGTTTCCCGGAGCGATCTCGAGGGCATCGAGGTCTCA
Above is a genomic segment from Natrononativus amylolyticus containing:
- a CDS encoding M24 family metallopeptidase, giving the protein MNVDLSSLRDAIAENGVDGYLIDDDASDSDQRYVSGFAAPDAYQTLVTDDGVHLLVSGLEYGRAEKEASADSVTRTSTYDLPSLQAEYGAYEGKARGLAAFLDDHDVGSVAVPRNFPTGTADGLREQGLEVTVETEGVVADIRSIKTAEEIEYVRETQAANEAAMAVAEDMLARAEIDDGVLVLDGEVVTSERVTEAIELTLLRHGCALDETIVAGGEQGADPHDRGSGPLEADSPIVIDIFPRDKETKYYGDMTRTFVRGEPSEEVRRRYDVTREAFEAALRTVEAGVTGADVHDAACDVIEEAGYETLRSDPATETGFIHSTGHGVGLDIHEQPSISPRGDELEAGHVITIEPGIYDPAVGGVRIEDLVAVTENGYENLTEYPVSITPSPADE
- a CDS encoding helix-turn-helix transcriptional regulator, whose product is MLVLAPLTPTGSHSFIELVSATPPEEMNLLAVTYTQPPHLWVEDWRSKAGELPAGLSFIHAGQMQSSVEELEENLSRSVEAQAVDPRDPMEIIAPVGQRFDEWASTDRRTVLSVQTLTVLLEYVDFDTVFRYLHILTHKVTATGATGYYQADPDLHDQETLNTLKVLFDVVVEIEDGEWAISSPGANPERTRETPPTPSPAGAESVGHESDAGSTTTDSASAETEKGTSALEQVVSRVRGLFTGDATADSTDADADQSAADESNAATDGIDDEMLLTDDERIRQLLLQSGGRMKQTDIVAETDWSRSSVSRKLSAMEEKGMITRFQIGRGNLVFLSGYEPDAADSPYEEATN
- the aroA gene encoding 3-phosphoshikimate 1-carboxyvinyltransferase is translated as MHVTISPSSVRGAVRAPPSKSYTHRAILASGYAPGATVHDPLWSADTRATARAVDLFGGDVSRIDDRLEIDGFDGRPSVPVDVIDCANSGTTMRLVTATAALADGTTVLTGDDSLRSRPQGPLLEAIADLGGRARSTRGNGQAPLVVTGPIEGGTVSIPGDVSSQYVTALLMAGAVTEEGLEIALETALKSAPYVDITLEVLAAFGVEARRTESGFAVAGGQRYDPVGGEYRVPGDFSSISYLAAMGAVAATDGEAVRIEGAYPSAQGDSAILEVLERMGADVEWDREAGVVSVSRSDLEGIEVSVEDTPDLLPTIAVLGAVADGETRITNAEHVRYKETDRVRAMAEELGTLGVETTEERDSLTVHGGESTLSGATVDGRGDHRIVMSLAVAGLVADGETTIRGADHVDVSFPDFFDVLEGVGGSLERHD